The DNA segment CGGATGAGGAAGATAAAGACGAAGAAGAAAGAAGTAAAAAACGTAAAGGTCTTTTAAACAGAATGAAAGATCTTTTCAAGAAAAAATAAGTATATCACCGATTGTAAGATAGGCCAGTATCTTAATCTGCTTGTTAGTCCTAAATAAAAGCCCTGCAGTACCGCATAATATTAAAATAGCAGCTTGTATTTTGTTTGGCCCGAAACAAACAATTCATACAAACGATTATAAAAAAACCTCCTCAACAAAACTAATCATTCTATAAACAACATCACCCCAAAACTTTATTTCAGCATTAAAATGGAACATCGATTCACCCATGTGTTGTTAATTTAATACACAAAAAAAATAAAATTGACTTGTTGAAGCTAAAAAAGATATCTATTTTTGTTCGTAAATTTACGAACAGGTATGGATATCAAATCAGTTACTACCGACAAGCAAAAACGTGCAGCCCGCTACGCCAAAGCCATGGGGCATCCGGTAAGGATGTATGTATTGGAGTTGCTATCGAACCAAAGTTGTTGTTACAGCGGCAACTTAAGTGATGAATTACCCATTGCAAAATCAACCTTATCGCAACACCTGAAAGAATTAAAAGACGCCGGATTAATTCAGGGAGAAATAGAATCGCCAAGAATTAAATATTGTATCAACACCGAAAACTGGCAAGAAGCACAACAACTTTTTAAACAGTTTTTGAAGATCTAAAAAATCTACAAATAATGTACGTTGTTTTACAAATAGTGAATAAAAAAGCGAAACAATATGGATCTCGAAAATTTAAAACTTGCAAAAATGGAAATAAAAGTTCTGGGCACAGGATGTGCAAAATGTAAATCACTTGAAAAAGTCACCCGCGAAGCTGTAAAAAAAGCCGGGGTTGATGCCACCATTACGAAAGTGGAGGACATAGTTGAAATTATGCAGTTTGGCGTGATGACAACCCCTGCCGTGGTTGTTAATGGCCAAGTGGTGGTAAAAGGAAAAGTTCCCTCGGTAGATGAACTCACAAAATTACTAAGCAAATAATCAATCCAACAATGAAAAGTATAATTAACACCTTAGGTTTTCTCCTTTTAATGGGCTTAATTTCCGTTTCAGCCCAATGCTGCAAGGGAACAACAACCGATAATTCAACCGATAAAAAAGTAACAATCCCCGAAAATGCAAAATCAGGTGAAGTAAAAGCCTATTATTTCCATTCAACACGCCGTTGCGCAACTTGTGAAGCTGTTGAAACGGTTTCTAAAGAGGCCATTACGGAATATTATGGCAACAAAGTTACTTTTGAATCCATTAACAGGGAAGAAGAAAAAAACAACACATTGGTAGCGCAATATAAAATTAACGGAACAGCACTATTAATTACCAACGGAGACAAAAAAGAAGATCTTACCAACGTAGCGTTTTTAAATGCCCGCAGTAATCCCGATAAATTAAAGAGCAAACTGAAATCGACCATTGATTCAATGAGGTAAGCATGGAGGTACTTCAAAACTTTTTGGAGACATCGCAGTTTCCAATTTTTACAGCATTAATACTGGGGCTTATGACCGCCATAAGCCCCTGCCCTATGGCCACCAACATCACCGCAATTGGCTATATCAGTAAAGACATCGTTAGCCAACGTAAGGTTTTTGTGAACGGTTTGGTTTATACCTTGGGTAGAGCAATTTCATATACCATCATTGGTTTACTTTTCTTTTTTGGTGCCAGCCAATTCGAGTTTGCAGGGTTCTTTCAGGAGTGGGGCGAAAAATTATTGGGGCCTCTTTTGATTATAATCGGTTTGTTTATGCTTGGCGTTTTAAAGCTTATAATTCCGGGCATGGGCTGGCTAAGCGAAAAGATGGAAAATAAATCGAACAACGGCTTTTGGGGTGTTCTTTTATTGGGTATAACTTTTGCCTTGGCATTTTGCCCTTACAGCGGCGTTTTATATTTCGGAATGCTCATGCCCATGACAATAAGCAGCGCAAGCGGTTTGTATTTACCCCTGTTTTTCGCCATTGCCACAGGAGTACCTGTAATAATTTTTGCATGGCTTATTGCCTTTAGTGTGGGTTCACTCGGCATTGTTTACAAAAAATTGAAGAATTTCGAATTTTGGTTCAGACGAGTGGTTGCAGTCATATTTATTGTGGTTGGCCTGTATTACATTGTTACAATTTATTTTTAACCTTAACTAATCATAGATTA comes from the Saccharicrinis carchari genome and includes:
- a CDS encoding nitrophenyl compound nitroreductase subunit ArsF family protein produces the protein MKSIINTLGFLLLMGLISVSAQCCKGTTTDNSTDKKVTIPENAKSGEVKAYYFHSTRRCATCEAVETVSKEAITEYYGNKVTFESINREEEKNNTLVAQYKINGTALLITNGDKKEDLTNVAFLNARSNPDKLKSKLKSTIDSMR
- a CDS encoding ArsR/SmtB family transcription factor yields the protein MDIKSVTTDKQKRAARYAKAMGHPVRMYVLELLSNQSCCYSGNLSDELPIAKSTLSQHLKELKDAGLIQGEIESPRIKYCINTENWQEAQQLFKQFLKI
- a CDS encoding thioredoxin family protein, translated to MEIKVLGTGCAKCKSLEKVTREAVKKAGVDATITKVEDIVEIMQFGVMTTPAVVVNGQVVVKGKVPSVDELTKLLSK
- a CDS encoding aromatic aminobenezylarsenical efflux permease ArsG family transporter, yielding MEVLQNFLETSQFPIFTALILGLMTAISPCPMATNITAIGYISKDIVSQRKVFVNGLVYTLGRAISYTIIGLLFFFGASQFEFAGFFQEWGEKLLGPLLIIIGLFMLGVLKLIIPGMGWLSEKMENKSNNGFWGVLLLGITFALAFCPYSGVLYFGMLMPMTISSASGLYLPLFFAIATGVPVIIFAWLIAFSVGSLGIVYKKLKNFEFWFRRVVAVIFIVVGLYYIVTIYF